Proteins co-encoded in one Streptomyces sp. NBC_01283 genomic window:
- a CDS encoding alpha-2,8-polysialyltransferase family protein → MATTQIFLASTLYGTATLAAAIDADRFGPADRRLLLVSNNAATPETTPSVDEMPGFARLRDRFDDVRSWNEAISPFHPGGWAPRADDIPMWERYIRLLWDLGDDDIELAVESIQVNPALALTQIFTGAPVDVYADGLMSYGPTRNKIDPLVGTRVRRLLHLDLVPGLTPLLLTEFGVEPEIVPTEAFVKVLDRLADSDADVPDLPDIAEPALLLGQYLSALGILTAEEEEELHVRMVRGAAELGHTRVVFKPHPTAPARWSRLLEKEAEAIGVELTVLDSPVLAEVLYQRMRPALVVGCFSTALLTASALYGLPVARTGTETLLERLAPYQNSNRVPVTIVDALIPDLADKGAVTGRQPGMPVADLGELLVAVGFAMQPQIYPRRRTAAERYLSTHLTPHTWRYFKRRRLTALALPGALPSQLSFIPRNAAVRRVARRARSVQRSIKRTALG, encoded by the coding sequence ATGGCGACGACGCAGATCTTCCTCGCGTCCACGCTGTACGGCACCGCGACGCTGGCCGCGGCGATCGACGCCGACCGCTTCGGCCCCGCCGACCGGCGGCTGCTGCTCGTCAGCAACAACGCGGCGACGCCGGAGACGACCCCCTCCGTGGACGAGATGCCGGGTTTCGCACGCCTGCGGGACCGCTTCGACGACGTACGGTCGTGGAACGAGGCCATCTCCCCTTTCCATCCGGGCGGTTGGGCCCCCCGGGCGGACGACATCCCTATGTGGGAGCGGTACATCCGGCTCCTGTGGGACCTCGGTGACGACGACATCGAGCTGGCCGTCGAGTCGATCCAGGTCAACCCGGCCCTGGCCCTCACACAGATCTTCACGGGCGCGCCCGTGGACGTCTACGCGGACGGCCTGATGAGCTACGGCCCGACCCGCAACAAGATCGACCCGCTGGTCGGCACGCGGGTGCGCCGCCTGCTGCACCTGGACCTGGTGCCCGGCCTGACCCCGCTGCTCCTGACCGAGTTCGGCGTCGAGCCGGAGATCGTGCCGACCGAGGCGTTCGTGAAGGTCCTCGACCGCCTCGCCGACTCCGACGCGGACGTCCCCGACCTCCCCGACATCGCCGAGCCCGCCCTGCTCCTGGGCCAGTACCTCTCCGCCCTCGGCATCCTGACCGCCGAGGAAGAGGAGGAGCTCCATGTGCGCATGGTGCGCGGCGCCGCCGAACTCGGCCATACACGCGTGGTGTTCAAGCCGCATCCGACGGCCCCGGCCCGCTGGTCGCGCCTCCTGGAGAAGGAGGCGGAGGCGATCGGCGTGGAGCTGACCGTCCTGGACTCGCCGGTCCTCGCCGAGGTCCTGTACCAGCGGATGCGTCCCGCGCTCGTCGTCGGCTGCTTCTCGACGGCGCTGCTCACCGCGTCCGCGCTGTACGGCCTGCCCGTCGCCCGCACCGGCACGGAGACCCTCCTGGAGCGGCTCGCGCCCTACCAGAACAGCAACCGCGTCCCGGTCACCATCGTGGACGCGCTGATCCCCGACCTCGCCGACAAGGGGGCGGTCACCGGACGGCAGCCGGGCATGCCGGTCGCCGACCTGGGCGAGCTGCTCGTCGCCGTCGGCTTCGCCATGCAGCCGCAGATCTACCCGCGCCGGCGCACGGCCGCCGAACGGTACCTCTCGACGCACCTCACCCCGCACACCTGGCGCTACTTCAAGCGGCGCCGCCTCACGGCCCTCGCCCTGCCCGGAGCGCTGCCCTCGCAGCTCTCGTTCATCCCGCGCAACGCGGCCGTACGCCGGGTCGCGCGCCGCGCCCGTTCGGTCCAGCGCTCCATCAAGCGGACCGCACTCGGATGA
- a CDS encoding acyltransferase family protein encodes MTSPGTTLPQHSGAQALTRSIPAPAAKRARPRLRALDGLRLIAALMVAAYHYGGRDGEISEAWGSSPQVQFPTAHNWFAYGCLGVQIFFVISGFVICMSGWGRPLRAFFASRASRLLPSYWAAIILVTAVFALPVVAYEAVSPSDALVNLTMLQQPLGVDRVLGVCWTLWAELRFYALFALFVVMPGANRARVILFCAVWTLAAVVAEGANEPLLDLVLMPEYAPFFVGGIGIYLLHRDRKDLTAWGIVGVSWLIGQHYAVSRLWHAPNPDFFSYRTSFGIIAVVTAGFAAVLLIGLGALHRADWKWLTVAGALTYPFYLVHEHLGWVTVGVLHRKLGLPSYATFGLTIAAMLLLAWLLNRFVEERLTPLIRNGLMTARK; translated from the coding sequence ATGACCTCTCCCGGAACCACGCTCCCCCAGCACTCGGGGGCTCAGGCCCTCACGCGCTCGATACCGGCCCCGGCCGCCAAGCGTGCGCGGCCCCGCCTCAGGGCGCTCGACGGGCTGCGGCTCATCGCGGCCCTGATGGTGGCGGCCTACCACTACGGCGGCCGGGACGGCGAGATCAGCGAGGCCTGGGGCAGCTCGCCGCAGGTCCAGTTCCCCACGGCGCACAACTGGTTCGCCTACGGCTGCCTCGGCGTACAGATCTTCTTCGTGATCAGCGGCTTCGTGATCTGCATGAGCGGCTGGGGCCGTCCGCTGCGCGCGTTCTTCGCGTCACGCGCCTCGCGGCTGCTGCCCTCGTACTGGGCCGCGATCATCCTGGTCACGGCGGTCTTCGCGCTGCCCGTCGTCGCATACGAGGCGGTCTCGCCCAGCGACGCCCTGGTGAACCTGACCATGCTCCAGCAGCCGCTGGGCGTGGACCGCGTCCTCGGCGTCTGCTGGACGCTCTGGGCGGAGCTTCGCTTCTACGCCCTGTTCGCGCTCTTCGTGGTCATGCCGGGCGCCAACCGGGCCCGCGTGATCCTGTTCTGCGCGGTGTGGACGCTGGCCGCGGTCGTCGCGGAGGGCGCGAACGAGCCGCTGCTCGACCTCGTCCTGATGCCCGAGTACGCGCCCTTCTTCGTCGGCGGCATCGGCATCTACCTCCTGCACCGCGACCGCAAGGACCTCACGGCCTGGGGCATCGTGGGGGTGAGCTGGCTGATCGGCCAGCACTACGCGGTCTCCCGCCTGTGGCACGCGCCGAACCCCGACTTCTTCTCCTACCGCACGTCCTTCGGCATCATCGCGGTCGTGACGGCGGGCTTCGCGGCGGTGCTCCTGATCGGGCTCGGCGCGCTGCACCGGGCCGACTGGAAGTGGCTGACGGTGGCGGGCGCCCTGACGTACCCGTTCTACCTGGTGCACGAGCACCTGGGCTGGGTGACGGTGGGCGTACTGCACCGGAAGCTCGGGCTCCCGTCGTACGCGACCTTCGGTCTCACGATCGCGGCGATGCTGCTGCTCGCATGGCTGCTGAACCGTTTCGTCGAGGAGCGGCTCACCCCGCTGATCCGCAACGGGCTCATGACCGCTCGGAAGTGA
- a CDS encoding TetR/AcrR family transcriptional regulator C-terminal domain-containing protein yields the protein MVKVATTPLDRTRVARAALKLLNETGLEGLSLRAIAKELDVKAPALYWHFKDKQALLDEMATEMLRRMNEELAADEQPDTEWPDALSAALRGLRRHLLMYRDGAKVYSGTRFTDMSYAAPMEAHLRMLTGGGFTPGAAARAWLTGYSYTIGYVIEEQSMGPDPVKEEGGYDLAARAERLAAYPLAAAAGDEMFRDYDAGFEKGLAAVVAGIGATMRDAPGA from the coding sequence ATTGTCAAGGTGGCTACGACACCCCTGGACCGCACCCGCGTGGCGCGCGCCGCCCTGAAGCTCCTGAACGAGACCGGCCTCGAAGGGCTCTCCCTGCGCGCCATCGCCAAGGAGCTGGACGTCAAGGCGCCCGCTCTGTACTGGCATTTCAAGGACAAGCAGGCGCTGCTCGACGAGATGGCGACGGAGATGCTGCGGCGCATGAACGAGGAGCTCGCGGCGGACGAGCAGCCGGACACCGAGTGGCCGGACGCCCTCTCCGCGGCGCTGCGGGGCCTGCGGCGGCACCTGCTGATGTACCGCGACGGCGCGAAGGTCTACAGCGGTACGCGCTTCACGGACATGTCGTACGCCGCCCCCATGGAGGCCCACCTGCGCATGCTCACCGGCGGCGGCTTCACGCCGGGTGCGGCGGCCCGCGCCTGGCTCACGGGGTACAGCTACACGATCGGCTACGTGATCGAGGAGCAGTCCATGGGCCCCGACCCCGTGAAGGAGGAGGGCGGCTACGACCTGGCGGCGCGGGCCGAGCGCCTCGCCGCGTACCCGCTCGCGGCGGCCGCGGGCGACGAGATGTTCCGTGACTACGACGCGGGGTTCGAGAAGGGGCTTGCCGCGGTGGTCGCCGGGATCGGGGCGACGATGCGGGACGCGCCGGGAGCCTAG
- a CDS encoding FAD-dependent oxidoreductase produces MELNSVKDNIESASSGFITTDVLVVGAGPTGLTLACDLARRGVRALLVERADALFPGSRGKGLQPRTQEVFDDLGIIEAAEAAGGTYPVGMIWRDGERQGEHRMTDETEPTEDAPYDRPLMLPQWRTQEILYARLRELGGDEIEFGAALTGLTQDDEGVTARLSDGRTVRAAYAVAADGGRSAVRAALGIGMTGGWGLPCSNEAESSGIVDPDPILVADVRIPTLDRDNWHMFAPTAEGAGFLAVCPLAGTPDFQLTAQFTDGTDPDTSLEGVREVVAARTHLTADEVTEVRWASGFRPRAAMADRFREGRVFLAGDAAHVHSPAGGQGLNTSVQDAYNLGWKLGAVLRGGAPAELLDTYEAERLPIAAQMLGLSTRIHRGEERRGAATRQLGLGYRDSSLAVETRDGLPEEALRAGDRAPDGPCGTGRLFDAFRGPHWTLLAVGTDAELPLLDAELVHVHRIDGYAPYGKGLFLVRPDGYVGWAGEDATGLTEYLGMIR; encoded by the coding sequence ATGGAACTTAACAGCGTTAAGGACAACATCGAGAGCGCCTCATCCGGGTTCATCACGACGGACGTACTCGTCGTGGGCGCGGGCCCCACGGGCCTGACCCTGGCCTGCGACCTCGCCCGGCGCGGTGTGCGCGCCCTGCTCGTCGAGCGGGCCGACGCCCTCTTCCCCGGCTCGCGCGGCAAGGGCCTCCAGCCCCGCACCCAGGAGGTCTTCGACGACCTCGGGATCATCGAGGCGGCCGAGGCGGCGGGTGGCACCTACCCGGTCGGCATGATCTGGCGCGACGGCGAGCGGCAGGGCGAGCACCGGATGACCGACGAGACGGAGCCGACGGAGGACGCCCCGTACGACCGGCCGCTCATGCTCCCCCAGTGGCGCACACAGGAGATCCTCTACGCCCGCCTGCGCGAACTCGGCGGCGACGAGATCGAGTTCGGCGCCGCGCTGACCGGCCTCACGCAGGACGACGAAGGCGTCACCGCCCGGCTCTCGGACGGCCGGACCGTCCGCGCCGCGTACGCCGTGGCGGCCGACGGCGGCCGTTCGGCCGTGCGGGCCGCGCTCGGCATCGGCATGACGGGCGGGTGGGGCCTCCCCTGCTCGAACGAAGCCGAGAGCTCGGGGATCGTCGACCCGGACCCGATCCTGGTCGCCGACGTCCGCATCCCCACCCTGGACCGCGACAACTGGCACATGTTCGCGCCCACCGCCGAGGGCGCGGGCTTCCTGGCCGTCTGCCCGCTGGCGGGCACGCCGGACTTCCAGCTCACGGCCCAGTTCACGGACGGAACCGACCCCGACACCTCACTCGAAGGCGTACGCGAGGTCGTCGCCGCCCGTACGCACCTCACCGCCGACGAGGTGACCGAGGTGCGCTGGGCCTCCGGCTTCCGGCCGCGCGCGGCGATGGCGGACCGGTTCCGCGAGGGCCGCGTGTTCCTCGCCGGGGACGCGGCGCACGTGCACTCACCGGCGGGCGGGCAGGGCCTGAACACGAGCGTGCAGGACGCCTACAACCTGGGCTGGAAGCTGGGCGCGGTCCTGCGGGGCGGCGCCCCCGCGGAACTCCTCGACACGTACGAGGCGGAGCGCCTGCCCATCGCCGCGCAGATGCTCGGCCTGTCCACCCGTATCCACCGGGGCGAGGAGCGGCGCGGGGCGGCCACCCGCCAACTGGGCCTGGGCTACCGGGACAGCTCCCTGGCGGTGGAGACCCGGGACGGCCTCCCGGAGGAGGCACTGCGGGCGGGCGATCGCGCGCCGGACGGGCCGTGCGGCACGGGGCGGCTCTTCGACGCGTTCAGGGGCCCGCACTGGACACTCCTCGCCGTCGGAACGGACGCGGAACTCCCGCTCCTGGACGCGGAGTTGGTGCACGTACATCGCATCGACGGCTACGCGCCCTACGGCAAGGGGCTCTTCCTGGTGCGGCCCGACGGGTACGTCGGCTGGGCGGGGGAGGATGCGACGGGGCTGACGGAGTACTTGGGGATGATCCGCTGA
- a CDS encoding MarR family winged helix-turn-helix transcriptional regulator, with amino-acid sequence MDTFTYSHSDEDLTTQPIGYWASAAGEAVVHHIRTTLAQAGLTQPQWWILNQVLAEDGREKAAVVGTLRGYLNVGDGPLHHDIRALRDRGLLTEDAEGRLRITDEGRTLRDETGVLQRKLRAEIHDGITEEEYIRTLKVLQRMIHNAGGAAWHH; translated from the coding sequence ATGGACACTTTCACGTACAGCCACAGCGACGAAGACCTCACCACCCAGCCCATCGGCTACTGGGCATCGGCGGCGGGCGAAGCCGTCGTCCACCACATCCGCACCACACTGGCCCAGGCCGGTCTCACCCAGCCCCAGTGGTGGATCCTGAACCAGGTCCTCGCCGAGGACGGCCGCGAGAAGGCGGCCGTGGTGGGCACCCTGCGCGGCTACCTGAACGTGGGTGACGGCCCCCTGCACCACGACATCCGCGCCCTGCGCGACCGCGGCCTGCTCACCGAGGACGCCGAAGGCCGCCTCCGCATCACCGACGAGGGCCGCACGCTCAGGGACGAGACCGGCGTGCTCCAGCGGAAGCTGCGCGCGGAGATCCACGACGGCATCACGGAGGAGGAGTACATCCGCACCCTCAAGGTGCTCCAGCGCATGATCCACAACGCGGGAGGGGCGGCCTGGCACCACTGA
- the leuE gene encoding leucine efflux protein LeuE — protein sequence MLGVTDLPTYLAGLALIILLPGPNSLYVLSVAARRGVRTGYTAAAGVWCGDAVLMTLSAAGVASLLQANALLFGIVKYAGAGYLTWLAIGMLRAALALWRERRQPAAEAGTEPQDGAAAERPFRRALVISLLNPKAILFFIAFFVQFVDPGYAYPALSFLVLGVLAQVASVLYLTALIFSGTKLSAAFRRRKRLSAGATSAAGVLFLGFAAKLSLASG from the coding sequence ATGCTGGGTGTCACCGATCTTCCGACCTATCTCGCGGGCCTCGCCCTGATCATTCTGCTGCCGGGGCCGAACTCGCTGTACGTGCTCTCCGTCGCCGCACGCCGCGGCGTACGCACCGGCTATACCGCCGCCGCGGGCGTCTGGTGCGGTGACGCCGTCCTGATGACGCTGTCGGCGGCCGGTGTGGCCTCCCTGTTGCAGGCCAACGCCCTGCTGTTCGGGATCGTGAAGTACGCCGGTGCCGGGTATCTGACCTGGCTCGCGATCGGGATGCTGCGGGCGGCCCTGGCGCTGTGGCGGGAGCGGCGGCAGCCGGCGGCCGAGGCCGGCACGGAGCCGCAGGATGGTGCCGCGGCGGAGCGGCCGTTCCGCAGGGCTTTGGTGATCAGCCTGCTCAACCCGAAGGCGATCCTCTTCTTCATCGCCTTCTTCGTGCAGTTCGTCGACCCGGGATACGCCTATCCCGCGCTCTCCTTCCTCGTGCTGGGTGTCCTCGCCCAGGTGGCGAGCGTCCTCTACCTCACCGCCCTGATATTCAGCGGCACCAAGCTGTCGGCCGCCTTCCGCCGCCGCAAGCGGCTCTCGGCGGGAGCCACTTCGGCGGCGGGTGTGCTGTTCCTCGGGTTCGCGGCGAAGCTCTCGCTCGCCAGCGGCTGA
- a CDS encoding methylmalonyl-CoA mutase translates to MARESESGLPFEPVYGPESLDGWDPATKLGTPGAYPFTRGVYPSMYTGRPWTMRQYAGFGTAVESNARYKQLIANGTTGLSVAFDLPTQMGHDSDAPIASGEVGKVGVAIDSIDDMRILFGGIPLDKVSTSMTINAPAALLLLMYQLVGEEQGVDAGQLTGTIQNDVLKEYIARGTYIFPPKPSLRLIADIFKYCRAEIPRWNTISISGYHMAEAGATPAQEIAFTLADGIEYVRTAVAAGMDVDDFAPRLSFFFVARTTLLEEVAKFRAARRIWARVMREEFGAKNPKSLMLRFHTQTAGVQLTAQQPEVNLVRVAVQGLGAVLGGTQSLHTNSFDEAIALPTDKSARLALRTQQVLAYETDVTATVDPFAGSYVVEKMTDDIEAAILGLMERVEDMGGAVAAIENGFQKGEIERSAYRIAQETDSGERVVVGVNRYQLDAEEPYEPLRVDPAIEAQQAARLAKLRAERDQAAVDAALAALQEAAKGEANVLHPMKDALRARATVGEVCDALREVWGAYEPTDVF, encoded by the coding sequence ATGGCGCGTGAGTCGGAATCCGGACTGCCCTTCGAGCCCGTGTACGGCCCCGAGTCCCTCGACGGCTGGGATCCCGCGACGAAGCTGGGCACTCCCGGCGCGTACCCCTTCACGCGCGGCGTCTACCCGTCGATGTACACCGGCCGCCCCTGGACGATGCGCCAGTACGCGGGCTTCGGTACGGCCGTCGAGTCGAACGCCCGCTACAAGCAGCTGATCGCGAACGGCACGACGGGCCTGTCGGTCGCCTTCGACCTGCCCACCCAGATGGGCCACGACTCCGACGCCCCGATCGCCTCCGGCGAGGTCGGCAAGGTGGGCGTCGCGATCGACTCGATCGACGACATGCGGATCCTGTTCGGCGGCATCCCGCTGGACAAGGTCTCGACGTCGATGACGATCAACGCGCCCGCCGCGCTGCTGCTCCTGATGTACCAACTGGTCGGCGAGGAACAGGGAGTCGACGCGGGACAGCTGACGGGCACGATCCAGAACGACGTACTGAAGGAGTACATCGCGCGCGGCACGTACATCTTCCCGCCCAAGCCGTCGCTGCGGCTGATCGCCGACATCTTCAAGTACTGCCGGGCCGAGATCCCGAGGTGGAACACCATCTCCATCTCCGGCTACCACATGGCCGAGGCGGGTGCGACGCCCGCGCAGGAGATCGCCTTCACGCTGGCCGACGGCATCGAGTACGTCCGTACGGCGGTCGCCGCGGGCATGGACGTGGACGACTTCGCGCCCCGCCTGTCCTTCTTCTTCGTGGCACGCACGACGCTCCTGGAGGAGGTCGCCAAGTTCCGTGCCGCGCGCAGGATCTGGGCCCGCGTGATGCGCGAGGAGTTCGGCGCGAAGAACCCCAAGTCGCTGATGCTGCGTTTCCACACACAGACGGCCGGGGTCCAACTGACCGCCCAGCAGCCCGAGGTGAACCTCGTCCGGGTCGCGGTCCAGGGCCTCGGCGCGGTGCTCGGCGGCACCCAGTCGCTGCACACGAACTCCTTCGACGAGGCGATCGCGCTGCCGACCGACAAGAGCGCGCGCCTGGCGTTGCGCACCCAGCAGGTCCTCGCGTACGAGACGGACGTGACCGCCACGGTCGACCCGTTCGCCGGGTCGTACGTCGTCGAGAAGATGACGGACGACATCGAGGCCGCGATCCTCGGGCTCATGGAGCGCGTCGAGGACATGGGCGGCGCGGTCGCCGCCATCGAGAACGGCTTCCAGAAGGGCGAGATCGAGCGCAGCGCCTACCGCATCGCCCAGGAGACCGACTCCGGCGAACGCGTCGTGGTCGGCGTCAACCGCTACCAGCTGGACGCGGAGGAGCCCTACGAACCCCTCCGCGTCGACCCCGCCATCGAGGCCCAGCAGGCGGCCCGCCTCGCGAAGCTGCGGGCGGAGCGGGACCAAGCGGCGGTGGACGCGGCGCTCGCGGCGCTCCAGGAGGCGGCGAAGGGGGAGGCCAACGTCCTCCACCCGATGAAGGACGCGCTGCGGGCGCGGGCAACGGTGGGCGAGGTGTGCGACGCGCTGCGGGAGGTGTGGGGGGCGTACGAGCCGACGGATGTGTTCTGA
- a CDS encoding L,D-transpeptidase family protein has translation MTGGIVRTGAIAVGAVVAVALVGGCKAQADGSDGKAHPVRISPTKTDSGGSGDSRGPDDPSGRPERTSTPKPVPKPAPKTLLAPGQRGDQVREMQARLRQIAWFFENPSGTYGSSTTSAVKGFQAKRGLPRTGTTDTVTWQKLVGMTRKPTKYELYSGGGIPASKPDKRCLTGRVMCISKESRTLTWMIDGRTVSTMDVRFGSQYTPTRDGTFTVYWKSRHHVSTLFDTAMPYAMFFSGGQAVHYSSDFAATGYNGASHGCVNVRDKKKIASLFAQVKNGDKVVVYK, from the coding sequence ATGACAGGGGGCATTGTGCGCACAGGTGCGATAGCCGTGGGTGCCGTGGTCGCGGTCGCCCTGGTGGGCGGCTGCAAGGCCCAGGCCGATGGCTCGGACGGGAAGGCGCATCCGGTCCGGATCTCCCCGACGAAGACGGATTCGGGCGGCTCGGGTGATTCGCGCGGCCCGGATGATCCGTCCGGGAGGCCGGAGCGGACCTCGACCCCGAAGCCGGTCCCCAAGCCGGCCCCCAAGACCCTGCTCGCTCCCGGACAGCGCGGCGACCAGGTGCGTGAGATGCAGGCCCGGCTCCGGCAGATCGCCTGGTTCTTCGAGAACCCCTCGGGCACGTACGGCTCGTCCACGACCTCCGCGGTCAAGGGATTCCAGGCCAAGCGCGGGCTGCCCCGCACGGGCACGACGGACACGGTCACCTGGCAGAAGCTGGTCGGCATGACCCGCAAGCCCACGAAGTACGAGCTCTACTCCGGGGGCGGCATTCCGGCGTCGAAGCCCGACAAGCGCTGCCTGACCGGCCGGGTCATGTGCATCAGCAAGGAGAGCCGGACGCTGACCTGGATGATCGACGGCAGGACCGTCTCGACGATGGACGTGCGCTTCGGCTCGCAGTACACGCCGACCCGCGACGGCACGTTCACCGTCTACTGGAAGTCCCGGCACCACGTCTCGACGCTCTTCGACACCGCCATGCCGTACGCGATGTTCTTCAGCGGCGGCCAGGCCGTGCACTACTCGTCGGACTTCGCGGCGACCGGTTACAACGGCGCGTCGCACGGGTGTGTGAACGTGCGGGACAAGAAGAAGATCGCGAGCCTGTTCGCGCAGGTCAAGAACGGCGACAAGGTCGTCGTCTACAAGTGA
- a CDS encoding RNA polymerase sigma factor, whose amino-acid sequence MLGDDAELTAAVLAAQDGDETAFRTVYRAVHPRLLGYVRTLVGDPDAEDVASEAWLQIARDLDRFSGDADRFRGWAARIARNRALDHIRMRGRRPAIGGDETELTGKPGDADTADEAMESLATGDALALIAQLPQDQAEAVVLRVVVGLDAKSAAQTLGKRPGAVRTAAHRGLKRLAELLGADGPLNESALDAVPPQRERRGRAVTSAGVTHSRSRAQKDM is encoded by the coding sequence GTGCTGGGGGACGACGCGGAACTGACCGCCGCGGTGCTTGCGGCGCAGGACGGGGACGAGACCGCGTTCCGGACTGTGTACCGCGCCGTGCACCCGCGGCTGCTGGGCTACGTGCGCACACTGGTCGGAGACCCGGACGCGGAGGACGTCGCGTCCGAGGCCTGGCTGCAGATAGCCCGTGACCTGGACCGGTTCAGCGGCGACGCCGACCGGTTCCGCGGCTGGGCCGCGCGCATAGCGCGCAACCGCGCCCTGGACCACATACGTATGCGAGGCCGCCGCCCCGCGATAGGCGGCGACGAGACCGAGCTCACCGGAAAACCCGGCGACGCGGACACCGCCGACGAGGCGATGGAGTCCCTCGCCACCGGCGACGCCCTCGCCCTGATAGCCCAGCTCCCGCAGGACCAGGCGGAAGCGGTCGTGCTCCGGGTCGTCGTCGGCCTCGACGCCAAGAGCGCGGCCCAGACCCTCGGCAAGCGCCCCGGCGCGGTCCGCACCGCCGCGCACCGCGGCCTGAAACGGCTCGCGGAACTGCTCGGCGCGGACGGCCCGCTGAACGAAAGCGCACTGGACGCCGTACCGCCCCAGAGGGAGCGGCGCGGGCGCGCGGTGACATCCGCCGGTGTGACGCATTCGCGTTCGCGGGCGCAGAAGGACATGTGA
- a CDS encoding RNA polymerase sigma factor has protein sequence MGRGGEPRRARARDEELGVAVARAQEGDETAFAVAYRLVQPGLVGYLRGLVGHDGEVAEDIAAEAWLEIARDLGRFRGDGAGFRGWTATIARHRALDHLRRQKVRPRPSALEQDMLDLPGPHSTSEQALESISTEEALALIAGLPRDQAEAVLLRVVVGLDASTAARVLGKRPGAVRTAAYRGLRRLAQQLGGLR, from the coding sequence GTGGGTCGAGGAGGGGAACCCCGTCGCGCACGGGCGCGGGACGAGGAGCTCGGCGTTGCGGTCGCGCGGGCGCAGGAGGGTGACGAGACGGCCTTCGCGGTCGCGTACCGCCTGGTGCAGCCGGGGCTCGTCGGCTATCTGCGGGGTCTGGTCGGCCACGACGGCGAGGTCGCGGAGGACATCGCGGCCGAGGCCTGGCTGGAGATAGCCCGCGATCTGGGGCGGTTCCGCGGCGACGGCGCGGGATTTCGCGGCTGGACGGCGACCATCGCGCGCCACCGGGCCCTCGACCATCTGCGGCGCCAGAAGGTCAGGCCTCGCCCGTCCGCCCTCGAACAGGACATGCTCGATCTGCCCGGGCCGCACAGCACGTCGGAGCAGGCGCTGGAGTCGATCTCCACGGAGGAGGCCCTCGCGCTGATCGCCGGGCTGCCGCGGGATCAGGCGGAGGCGGTGCTGCTGCGGGTCGTCGTCGGCCTGGACGCGTCGACGGCGGCGCGGGTGCTGGGGAAGCGGCCCGGGGCGGTGCGGACCGCCGCGTACCGGGGACTTCGGCGACTGGCCCAGCAGTTGGGGGGCTTGCGGTGA